A window of Sander vitreus isolate 19-12246 chromosome 18, sanVit1, whole genome shotgun sequence contains these coding sequences:
- the aig1 gene encoding androgen-induced gene 1 protein, protein MALIPSQVLRVAILMSYFSILCHYKALDMPAHQTYGGSWKFLTFIDLVIQAVFFGLCVLIDVSSLLTRAGDSREQERQLKKLIGLRDWMMAVLAFPVGAFVVFTFWSLYLYDRELVYPKLLDNFIPQWLNHGMHTTVLPFIIIEMRTTHHRYPGRSCGLAAVCCFGVGYILWTCWVHQVTGVWVYPVLERITPLARVVFFSAMTAVICVFYTLGEILNSYIWDQPHTEKVKGE, encoded by the exons ATGGCGCTGATCCCTTCGCAGGTTCTCCGGGTCGCCATCCTGATGTCTTATTTCTCCATCCTCTGCCACTACAAAGCGTTAGACATGCCGGCACACCAGACCTACGGGGGCAGCTGGAAGTTTCTGACATTCATCGACTTG GTGATCCAGGCGGTGTTTTTCGGACTGTGCGTCCTGATCGATGTGTCCAGTCTGCTGACTAGGGCAGGCGACAGCAGGGAGCAGGAGCGGCAGCTGAAGAAGCTGATTGGCCTGAGGGACTGGATGATGGCCGTGCTGGCCTTCCCTGTCGGAGCG tTTGTGGTGTTCACGTTCTGGAGTCTCTACCTGTACGACAGAGAGCTGGTCTACCCCAAACTACTGGACAACTTCATCCCTCAGTGGCTCAACCACGGCATG CACACCACTGTTCTTCCCTTCATCATCATCGAGATGCGGACCACCCACCATCGGTACCCCGGCAGGTCGTGTGGTCTGGCGGCCGTGTGCTGCTTCGGCGTGGGATACATCCTCTG GACGTGTTGGGTGCACCAGGTGACGGGCGTGTGGGTGTACCCGGTGCTGGAGCGCATCACTCCCCTGGCTCGGGTCGTCTTCTTCAGCGCCATGACGGCGGTGATTTGCGTTTTCTACACCCTCGGAGAAATCCTCAACAGCTACATCTGGGACCAGCCGCACACAG AAAAGGTCAAAGGTGAGTGA